One part of the Lotus japonicus ecotype B-129 chromosome 2, LjGifu_v1.2 genome encodes these proteins:
- the LOC130738526 gene encoding ABC transporter G family member 11 gives MTNSEAAAQVAMEIEASKPTGNGTVLPGLSPLSETLWRDKTHTEFIGDVSARLTWKDLTVMVTLSNGETQNVLEGLTGYAEPGNFTALMGPSGSGKSTLLDALSSRLAANAFLSGTILLNGRKAKLSFGTAAYVTQDDNLIGTLTVRETIAYSARLRLPDKMPWSDKRALVESTIVQMGLQDCADTVIGNWHLRGISGGEKRRVSIALEILMRPRLLFLDEPTSGLDSASAFFVTQTLRALARDGRTVIASIHQPSSEVFELFDQLYLLSGGKTVYFGQASEAYEFFAQAGFPCPALRNPSDHFLRCINSDFDKVKATLKGSMKLRFEGSEDPLDKITTAEAIRTLIDFYRTSQQSYAARQKVDEISQFKGTVLEAGGSEASFLMQSYTLTKRSFINMSRDFGYYWLRLVIYIVVTICIGTIYLNVGTGYNSILARGSCASFVFGFVTFMSIGGFPSFVEDMKVFQRERLNGHYGVTAFVVSNTVSATPFLVLITFLSGTICYFMVRLHPGFSHYVFFVLCLYASVTVVESLMMAIASIVPNFLMGIIIGAGIQGIFMLVSGYFRLPHDIPKPVWRYPMSYISFHFWALQGQYQNDLRGLVFDNQKPDLPKIPGEYILENVFQIDVSRSKWVNLSVILSMIVIYRIIFFIMIKINEDVTPWVRGYMARRRMQQKSGAQNTTIAPDVLTQSPSLRAYISTQTKNGTSTSH, from the exons ATGACAAACTCTGAAGCTGCAGCTCAAGTAGCTATGGAGATAGAAGCAAGCAAGCCAACAGGGAATGGGACAGTTTTACCAGGGCTGAGTCCTCTGAGTGAGACCCTCTGGAGGGACAAGACACACACAGAGTTCATTGGAGATGTCTCAGCAAGGCTCACATGGAAGGATCTGACTGTGATGGTCACACTCAGCAATGGAGAGACACAGAATGTTCTGGAGGGTTTAACTGGTTATGCTGAACCTGGTAACTTCACTGCTCTCATGGGTCCTTCTGGTTCAGGGAAATCTACTCTGCTTGATGCTCTGTCTAGTCGTCTAGCAGCAAATGCGTTCCTCTCAGGGACTATTCTCCTCAATGGTCGTAAAGCCAAGCTCTCTTTTGGCACTGCA GCTTATGTGACACAAGATGACAACTTGATTGGCACTCTCACGGTCCGAGAAACCATTGCTTATTCTGCTCGTCTGCGTTTGCCTGATAAGATGCCATGGTCAGATAAACGAGCTCTGGTTGAGAGCACCATAGTGCAAATGGGTCTTCAGGATTGTGCTGACACAGTGATTGGGAACTGGCACTTGCGTGGGATCAGtggaggagaaaagagaagggTTAGCATTGCCTTGGAAATCTTGATGAGGCCAAGGTTGCTTTTCCTTGATGAGCCAACAAGTGGACTTGACAG TGCTTCAGCTTTCTTTGTGACTCAGACATTGCGTGCTTTGGCAAGGGATGGACGAACTGTGATAGCCTCAATTCATCAGCCTAGCAGTGAAGTGTTTGAACTATTTGACCAATTGTACTTGCTTTCTGGAGGCAAAACTGTTTATTTTGGCCAAGCTTCAGAAGCATATGAG TTCTTTGCACAAGCTGGTTTTCCATGCCCTGCTCTGAGGAACCCTTCTGATCATTTCCTTAGGtgcatcaattctgactttgaCAAAGTCAAAGCCACTCTTAAAGGCTCCATGAAACTCAGG TTTGAGGGAAGTGAAGATCCCCTGGACAAGATTACCACTGCTGAAGCTATCAGAACTCTTATTGACTTCTACCGCACTTCCCAGCAATCTTATGCTGCAAGACAAAAAGTGGATGAGATTTCCCAATTT AAAGGAACAGTGCTTGAAGCTGGAGGAAGTGAAGCTAGTTTCTTGATGCAGTCTTACACCTTAACAAAGCGCTCATTCATCAACATGTCAAGGGACTTTGGATACTATTGGCTTAGGCTTGTAATCTACATTGTAGTCACTATCTGCATTGGAACCATCTATTTGAATGTTGGAACAGGCTACAACTCAATTCTG GCTAGAGGTTCATGTGCATCATTTGTCTTTGGTTTTGTCACATTCATGTCAATTGGTGGATTCCCTTCATTTGTTGAAGACATGAAG GTTTTCCAAAGGGAGAGGCTGAATGGCCACTATGGTGTCACTGCATTTGTCGTCAGCAACACGGTATCTGCAACGCCATTCCTGGTATTGATCACCTTCCTCTCAGGAACGATTTGCTACTTCATGGTTCGCCTGCATCCTGGCTTCTCGCATTATGTGTTCTTTGTGCTGTGCCTCTATGCCAGTGTCACAGTGGTTGAAAGCTTGATGATGGCAATCGCTAGTATTGTCCCGAACTTCCTCATGGGTATCATAATTGGAGCAGGGATTCAA GGCATATTCATGTTGGTCTCTGGCTACTTTAGGCTCCCACATGATATCCCGAAGCCGGTGTGGCGCTACCCAATGTCATACATCAGTTTCCACTTCTGGGCATTACAG GGGCAATACCAGAATGATCTGAGAGGCTTGGTATTTGACAATCAGAAACCGGATCTTCCAAAGATTCCAGGTGAATACATCCTCGAGAACGTGTTCCAGATTGATGTCAGCCGATCGAAGTGGGTCAATCTCAGCGTGATCTTGAGCATGATTGTGATTTACCGCATCATCTTTTTCATCATGATCAAGATCAATGAGGATGTCACCCCTTGGGTGAGAGGCTACATGGCTAGGAGAAGAATGCAGCAGAAGAGTGGAGCACAGAACACAACTATTGCCCCTGATGTTCTCACTCAGTCTCCTTCTCTAAGAGCCTACATTTCCACTCAAACAAAAAATGGCACTTCCACCTCTCATTAA